The proteins below come from a single Streptomyces sp. M92 genomic window:
- a CDS encoding sensor histidine kinase, giving the protein MATDYGHSYGFGSGSGLPEGTAARRRRLPAGLRAPFEARSWREFGYVLLSLPIGILLFTYAVTMVSLGAGLLVTFLGVPVLAAALAGCRGFGAMERARARILLGLRVSDPEPLRMKKQGAMGWMGAVLKSGVSWRSLLYAVLQFPWSVFSFVVAVNVWAFGWAMLTYPLWFWVFPMYAGQDGLQLYGDETHRVYLDNPFEITMTALVGLLFTLATPWIVRALTTVDRVMVYGLLGPSRLATRVVELESDRGVVVDTAAADLRRIERDLHDGAQARLVNLAMDLGLAKEKLKEDPRAAAAMVDEAHGEVKTALQELRDLARGIHPAVLTDRGLDAALSSVASRCTVPVKVEVDLTERPASAIEGIAYFTVSELLQNVSKHARATAAFVEVWRVENRLMLQVVDNGVGGAEVSAGSGLAGLAERLDAVDGILVVDSPEGGPTRVTAELPWRSEPVAAH; this is encoded by the coding sequence ATGGCCACGGATTACGGACACAGTTACGGGTTCGGGAGCGGGTCCGGGCTTCCCGAGGGCACCGCCGCGCGACGCCGCCGGTTGCCGGCGGGGCTGCGCGCGCCGTTCGAGGCACGCAGCTGGCGGGAGTTCGGTTATGTGCTGTTGAGCCTGCCGATCGGCATCCTGCTCTTCACCTACGCCGTCACGATGGTGTCCCTGGGAGCGGGGCTGCTGGTGACGTTCCTGGGCGTGCCGGTGCTGGCGGCGGCGCTGGCCGGCTGCCGGGGCTTCGGTGCGATGGAGCGGGCACGGGCCCGGATACTGCTGGGGCTGCGCGTGTCCGACCCGGAGCCGCTGCGGATGAAGAAGCAGGGCGCGATGGGCTGGATGGGTGCCGTCCTGAAGAGCGGCGTGTCCTGGCGGAGCCTGCTTTACGCGGTGCTGCAGTTCCCGTGGTCGGTGTTCTCCTTCGTCGTCGCCGTGAACGTCTGGGCGTTCGGGTGGGCGATGCTCACGTACCCGCTGTGGTTCTGGGTGTTCCCGATGTACGCCGGCCAGGACGGGCTCCAGCTCTACGGTGACGAGACGCACCGGGTCTACCTGGACAACCCGTTCGAGATCACCATGACCGCGCTGGTCGGTCTGCTGTTCACGCTGGCGACGCCGTGGATCGTCCGGGCGTTGACGACGGTGGACCGGGTGATGGTGTACGGCCTGCTCGGGCCGTCGCGGCTGGCCACCCGGGTGGTGGAGCTGGAGTCGGACCGCGGGGTCGTGGTCGACACCGCCGCGGCCGACCTGCGGCGCATCGAGCGTGACCTGCATGACGGGGCCCAGGCCCGCCTGGTCAACCTGGCCATGGATCTCGGGCTGGCCAAGGAGAAGCTGAAGGAGGACCCGCGAGCGGCGGCGGCCATGGTCGACGAGGCGCACGGCGAGGTGAAGACGGCCCTCCAGGAGCTGCGGGACCTGGCCCGCGGCATCCACCCCGCGGTCCTGACCGACCGCGGCCTGGACGCGGCACTCTCCTCGGTCGCCTCACGCTGCACCGTGCCGGTCAAGGTGGAGGTCGACCTGACGGAGCGGCCGGCGTCGGCGATCGAGGGCATCGCCTACTTCACCGTCTCGGAGCTGCTGCAGAACGTCAGCAAGCACGCGCGGGCCACGGCGGCCTTCGTGGAGGTCTGGCGCGTGGAGAACCGGCTGATGCTCCAGGTCGTGGACAACGGTGTGGGCGGAGCCGAGGTGTCGGCCGGTTCGGGGCTGGCAGGCCTGGCGGAACGGCTCGACGCCGTGGACGGAATCCTCGTGGTGGACTCGCCGGAAGGCGGCCCGACGCGGGTGACCGCGGAACTGCCGTGGCGGAGCGAGCCGGTGGCCGCCCACTGA